A window of the Cygnus atratus isolate AKBS03 ecotype Queensland, Australia chromosome 4, CAtr_DNAZoo_HiC_assembly, whole genome shotgun sequence genome harbors these coding sequences:
- the PCDH10 gene encoding protocadherin-10 isoform X2: MVVLFLLALLWMVEGALCQLHYTVQEEQEHGTFVGNIAEDLGLDITKLSARRFQTAPNSRSPYLELNLETGVLYVNEKIDREQICKQSPSCLLHLEVFLENPLELFRVEIEVLDINDNPPSFPEPDLTVEISESATPGTRFPLESAFDPDVGTNSLRTYEITPNSYFSLDVQTQGDGNRFAELVLDQPLDREQQAVHRYVLTAVDGGQPQQRTGTALLTVRVLDSNDNVPAFEQPVYTVSLPENSPPGTLVLQLNASDPDEGQNGEVIYSFSSHISARARELFGIAPRTGRLEVSGELDYEESSVYQVYVQAKDLGPNAVPAHCKVLVRVLDANDNAPEISFSTVKEAVSEAAAPGTVVALFSVSDRDSEENGQVQCELLQGDAPFRLKSSFKNYYTIVTEGPLDREQPGGDAYTLTVVARDGGRPPLSTSKSIQVRVSDVNDNAPRFSQPVYQVFVSENNVPGAYIYAVSATDRDQGANARLAYSILESQIQGMSVFTYVSINAENGFLYALRSFDYEQLKEFSFQVEARDAGEEPRPLAANATVNIVVVDQNDNAPAIVSPVPGRNGTPARELLPRGAEPGYLVSRVAAVDADDGDNARLTYSIARGNEASLFRMDWRSGELRTARRVPAKRDPQRPYELLVEVRDHGQPPLSSTAAIQVVLVDGAAERPGGAGGGGGQGAGAGAGGGGAGGEHRPSRSGGDASLDLTLILIIALGSVSFVFLLAMIVLAVRCQKEKKLNIYTCLASDCCLGCCCCCPCCSRQARARKKKLSKSDIMLVQSSNVPSNPAQVPAEEAGSFGSHHHNQNYCYQVCLTPESAKTDLMFLKPCSPSRSTDAEHNPCGAIVTGYADQQPDIISNGSILSSETKHQRAELSYLVDRPRRVNSSAFQEADIVSSKDSGHGDSEQGDSDHDATNRGQSSGMDLFSNCTEECKALGHSDRCWMPSFVPSDGRQAADYRSNLHVPGMDSVPDTEVFETPEAQPGAERSFSTFGKEKALHNTLERKELDGLLSNTRAPYKPPYLTRKRIC; this comes from the exons ATGGTCGTGCTATTCCTCCTCGCCTTGCTCTGGATGGTGGAGGGGGCCCTTTGCCAGCTCCATTACAcggtgcaggaggagcaggagcatgGCACGTTCGTGGGGAATATCGCCGAGGACCTGGGCTTGGACATTACAAAACTTTCGGCTCGCCGCTTCCAGACGGCGCCCAACTCCCGCAGCCCTTACCTGGAGCTCAACCTGGAGACCGGGGTGCTCTACGTGAACGAGAAGATCGACCGGGAGCAGATCTGCAAGCAgagcccctcctgcctgctgcacctgGAGGTCTTCCTGGAGAACCCCCTGGAGCTGTTCCGGGTGGAGATTGAGGTGCTGGACATCAACGACAACCCGCCCTCCTTCCCGGAGCCCGACCTCACGGTGGAGATCTCGGAGAGCGCCACGCCGGGCACCCGCTTCCCTCTGGAGAGCGCCTTCGACCCCGACGTGGGCACCAACTCGCTGCGCACCTACGAGATCACCCCCAACAGCTACTTCTCCCTCGACGTGCAGACGCAGGGCGACGGCAATCGCTTCGCCGAGCTGGTGCTGGACCAGCCGCTGGACCGCGAGCAGCAAGCCGTGCACCGCTACGTGCTGACGGCGGTGGACGgcgggcagccccagcagcgcaCCGGCACCGCCCTGCTCACCGTGCGGGTGCTGGACTCCAACGACAACGTCCCCGCCTTCGAGCAGCCCGTCTACACCGTGTCGCTGCCCGAGAACTCGCCGCCCGGCAccctggtgctgcagctcaACGCCAGCGACCCCGACGAGGGGCAGAACGGCGAGGTCATCTACTCCTTCAGCAGCCACATCTCGGCCCGCGCCCGGGAGCTCTTCGGCATCGCGCCGCGCACCGGGCGGCTGGAGGTGAGCGGCGAGCTGGACTACGAGGAGAGCAGCGTGTACCAGGTGTACGTGCAAGCCAAGGACCTGGGGCCCAACGCCGTGCCGGCGCACTGCAAGGTGCTGGTGCGGGTGCTGGACGCCAACGACAACGCGCCCGAGATCAGCTTCTCCACCGTCAAGGAGGCGGTGAgcgaggcggcggcgccgggcaCCGTGGTGGCCCTCTTCAGCGTGTCGGACCGCGACTCGGAGGAGAACGGGCAGGTGCAGTGCGAGCTGCTGCAGGGCGACGCGCCCTTCCGCCTCAAGAGCTCCTTCAAGAACTACTACACCATCGTCACCGAGGGGCCGCTCGACCGCGAGCAGCCGGGCGGCGACGCCTACACGCTGACGGTGGTGGCTCGGGACGGCGGCCGGCCGCCGCTCAGCACCAGCAAGTCCATCCAGGTGCGGGTGAGCGAcgtgaacgacaacgcgccgCGCTTCTCGCAGCCCGTCTACCAGGTCTTCGTCAGCGAGAACAACGTGCCCGGCGCCTACATCTACGCCGTCAGCGCCACCGACCGCGACCAGGGCGCCAACGCGCGGCTCGCCTACTCCATCCTGGAGAGCCAGATCCAGGGCATGTCCGTCTTCACCTACGTCTCCATCAACGCCGAGAACGGCTTCCTCTACGCGCTGCGCTCCTTCGACTACGAGCAGCTCAAGGAGTTCAGCTTCCAGGTGGAGGCCCGCGACGCCGGCGAGGAGCCGCGCCCGCTGGCCGCCAACGCCACCGTCAACATCGTGGTGGTGGACCAGAACGACAACGCGCCCGCCATCGTCAGCCCCGTGCCGGGCCGCAACGGCACCCCGgcgagggagctgctgccccgcGGCGCCGAGCCGGGCTACCTGGTGAGCCGGGTGGCCGCCGTGGACGCCGACGACGGCGACAACGCGCGCCTCACCTACAGCATCGCGCGGGGCAACGAGGCCAGCCTCTTCCGCATGGACTGGCGCAGCGGCGAGCTCCGCACGGCGCGCAGGGTGCCGGCCAAGCGCGATCCGCAGCGCCCCTACGAGCTGCTCGTCGAGGTGCGCGACCACGGGCAGCCGCCGCTCTCCTCCACCGCCGCCATCCAGGTGGTGCTGGTGGACGGCGCGGCCGAGCGGCCCGGCggcgccggcggcggcggcgggcagggagccggggcgggcgcggggggcggcggggcaggcGGCGAGCACCGTCCCAGCCGCTCCGGGGGGGACGCGTCGCTCGACCTCACCCTCATTCTCATCATCGCGCTGGGCTCCGTCTCCTTCGTCTTCCTGCTGGCCATGATCGTGCTGGCCGTGCGCTGCCAGAAGGAGAAGAAGCTCAACATCTACACGTGCCTGGCCAGCGactgctgcctgggctgctgctgctgttgcccctgctgcagccgcCAGGCGCGGGCCCGCAAGAAGAAGCTCAGCAAGTCGGACATCATGCTGGTGCAGAGCTCCAACGTGCCCAGCAACCCGGCGCAGGTGCCGGCCGAGGAGGCGGGCAGCTTCGGCTCCCACCACCACAACCAGAACTACTGCTACCAGGTCTGCCTCACCCCCGAGTCCGCCAAGACCGACCTGATGTTCCTCAAGCCTTGCAGCCCCTCCCGCAGCACCGACGCCGAGCACAACCCCTGCGGGGCCATCGTCACCGGCTACGCCGACCAGCAGCCCGACATCATCTCCAACGGCAGCATCCTCTCCAGCGAG acgAAACATCAGCGTGCTGAGCTCAGTTATCTAGTTGATAGACCACGACGGGTAAACAG TTCTGCATTCCAGGAAGCAGACATAGTAAGCTCTAAGGACAGTGGTCATGGAGACAGTGAGCAAGGAGACAGTGATCATGATGCCACTAATCGAGGTCAATCCTCTG GCATGGATCTCTTCTCCAATTGCACAGAGGAATGTAAAGCACTGGGCCACTCAGATCGGTGCTGGATGCCTTCCTTTGTCCCATCTGATGGACGCCAAGCTGCAGATTACCGCAGCAATCTGCACGTACCTGGCATGGACTCCGTTCCAGACACTGAAGTGTTTGAAACACCAGAAGCTCAGCCGGGGGCAGAAAGGTCCTTCTCCACCTTCGGCAAAGAGAAGGCCCTTCACAACACTCTGGAGAGGAAGGAGTTGGATGGACTGCTGTCTAATACACGAGCGCCTTACAAACCACCATATTTGA
- the PCDH10 gene encoding protocadherin-10 isoform X1 yields MVVLFLLALLWMVEGALCQLHYTVQEEQEHGTFVGNIAEDLGLDITKLSARRFQTAPNSRSPYLELNLETGVLYVNEKIDREQICKQSPSCLLHLEVFLENPLELFRVEIEVLDINDNPPSFPEPDLTVEISESATPGTRFPLESAFDPDVGTNSLRTYEITPNSYFSLDVQTQGDGNRFAELVLDQPLDREQQAVHRYVLTAVDGGQPQQRTGTALLTVRVLDSNDNVPAFEQPVYTVSLPENSPPGTLVLQLNASDPDEGQNGEVIYSFSSHISARARELFGIAPRTGRLEVSGELDYEESSVYQVYVQAKDLGPNAVPAHCKVLVRVLDANDNAPEISFSTVKEAVSEAAAPGTVVALFSVSDRDSEENGQVQCELLQGDAPFRLKSSFKNYYTIVTEGPLDREQPGGDAYTLTVVARDGGRPPLSTSKSIQVRVSDVNDNAPRFSQPVYQVFVSENNVPGAYIYAVSATDRDQGANARLAYSILESQIQGMSVFTYVSINAENGFLYALRSFDYEQLKEFSFQVEARDAGEEPRPLAANATVNIVVVDQNDNAPAIVSPVPGRNGTPARELLPRGAEPGYLVSRVAAVDADDGDNARLTYSIARGNEASLFRMDWRSGELRTARRVPAKRDPQRPYELLVEVRDHGQPPLSSTAAIQVVLVDGAAERPGGAGGGGGQGAGAGAGGGGAGGEHRPSRSGGDASLDLTLILIIALGSVSFVFLLAMIVLAVRCQKEKKLNIYTCLASDCCLGCCCCCPCCSRQARARKKKLSKSDIMLVQSSNVPSNPAQVPAEEAGSFGSHHHNQNYCYQVCLTPESAKTDLMFLKPCSPSRSTDAEHNPCGAIVTGYADQQPDIISNGSILSSETKHQRAELSYLVDRPRRVNSSAFQEADIVSSKDSGHGDSEQGDSDHDATNRGQSSGMDLFSNCTEECKALGHSDRCWMPSFVPSDGRQAADYRSNLHVPGMDSVPDTEVFETPEAQPGAERSFSTFGKEKALHNTLERKELDGLLSNTRAPYKPPYLMGKIPDASSHFPLKLNHSASPCISSVMLLGAYLQ; encoded by the exons ATGGTCGTGCTATTCCTCCTCGCCTTGCTCTGGATGGTGGAGGGGGCCCTTTGCCAGCTCCATTACAcggtgcaggaggagcaggagcatgGCACGTTCGTGGGGAATATCGCCGAGGACCTGGGCTTGGACATTACAAAACTTTCGGCTCGCCGCTTCCAGACGGCGCCCAACTCCCGCAGCCCTTACCTGGAGCTCAACCTGGAGACCGGGGTGCTCTACGTGAACGAGAAGATCGACCGGGAGCAGATCTGCAAGCAgagcccctcctgcctgctgcacctgGAGGTCTTCCTGGAGAACCCCCTGGAGCTGTTCCGGGTGGAGATTGAGGTGCTGGACATCAACGACAACCCGCCCTCCTTCCCGGAGCCCGACCTCACGGTGGAGATCTCGGAGAGCGCCACGCCGGGCACCCGCTTCCCTCTGGAGAGCGCCTTCGACCCCGACGTGGGCACCAACTCGCTGCGCACCTACGAGATCACCCCCAACAGCTACTTCTCCCTCGACGTGCAGACGCAGGGCGACGGCAATCGCTTCGCCGAGCTGGTGCTGGACCAGCCGCTGGACCGCGAGCAGCAAGCCGTGCACCGCTACGTGCTGACGGCGGTGGACGgcgggcagccccagcagcgcaCCGGCACCGCCCTGCTCACCGTGCGGGTGCTGGACTCCAACGACAACGTCCCCGCCTTCGAGCAGCCCGTCTACACCGTGTCGCTGCCCGAGAACTCGCCGCCCGGCAccctggtgctgcagctcaACGCCAGCGACCCCGACGAGGGGCAGAACGGCGAGGTCATCTACTCCTTCAGCAGCCACATCTCGGCCCGCGCCCGGGAGCTCTTCGGCATCGCGCCGCGCACCGGGCGGCTGGAGGTGAGCGGCGAGCTGGACTACGAGGAGAGCAGCGTGTACCAGGTGTACGTGCAAGCCAAGGACCTGGGGCCCAACGCCGTGCCGGCGCACTGCAAGGTGCTGGTGCGGGTGCTGGACGCCAACGACAACGCGCCCGAGATCAGCTTCTCCACCGTCAAGGAGGCGGTGAgcgaggcggcggcgccgggcaCCGTGGTGGCCCTCTTCAGCGTGTCGGACCGCGACTCGGAGGAGAACGGGCAGGTGCAGTGCGAGCTGCTGCAGGGCGACGCGCCCTTCCGCCTCAAGAGCTCCTTCAAGAACTACTACACCATCGTCACCGAGGGGCCGCTCGACCGCGAGCAGCCGGGCGGCGACGCCTACACGCTGACGGTGGTGGCTCGGGACGGCGGCCGGCCGCCGCTCAGCACCAGCAAGTCCATCCAGGTGCGGGTGAGCGAcgtgaacgacaacgcgccgCGCTTCTCGCAGCCCGTCTACCAGGTCTTCGTCAGCGAGAACAACGTGCCCGGCGCCTACATCTACGCCGTCAGCGCCACCGACCGCGACCAGGGCGCCAACGCGCGGCTCGCCTACTCCATCCTGGAGAGCCAGATCCAGGGCATGTCCGTCTTCACCTACGTCTCCATCAACGCCGAGAACGGCTTCCTCTACGCGCTGCGCTCCTTCGACTACGAGCAGCTCAAGGAGTTCAGCTTCCAGGTGGAGGCCCGCGACGCCGGCGAGGAGCCGCGCCCGCTGGCCGCCAACGCCACCGTCAACATCGTGGTGGTGGACCAGAACGACAACGCGCCCGCCATCGTCAGCCCCGTGCCGGGCCGCAACGGCACCCCGgcgagggagctgctgccccgcGGCGCCGAGCCGGGCTACCTGGTGAGCCGGGTGGCCGCCGTGGACGCCGACGACGGCGACAACGCGCGCCTCACCTACAGCATCGCGCGGGGCAACGAGGCCAGCCTCTTCCGCATGGACTGGCGCAGCGGCGAGCTCCGCACGGCGCGCAGGGTGCCGGCCAAGCGCGATCCGCAGCGCCCCTACGAGCTGCTCGTCGAGGTGCGCGACCACGGGCAGCCGCCGCTCTCCTCCACCGCCGCCATCCAGGTGGTGCTGGTGGACGGCGCGGCCGAGCGGCCCGGCggcgccggcggcggcggcgggcagggagccggggcgggcgcggggggcggcggggcaggcGGCGAGCACCGTCCCAGCCGCTCCGGGGGGGACGCGTCGCTCGACCTCACCCTCATTCTCATCATCGCGCTGGGCTCCGTCTCCTTCGTCTTCCTGCTGGCCATGATCGTGCTGGCCGTGCGCTGCCAGAAGGAGAAGAAGCTCAACATCTACACGTGCCTGGCCAGCGactgctgcctgggctgctgctgctgttgcccctgctgcagccgcCAGGCGCGGGCCCGCAAGAAGAAGCTCAGCAAGTCGGACATCATGCTGGTGCAGAGCTCCAACGTGCCCAGCAACCCGGCGCAGGTGCCGGCCGAGGAGGCGGGCAGCTTCGGCTCCCACCACCACAACCAGAACTACTGCTACCAGGTCTGCCTCACCCCCGAGTCCGCCAAGACCGACCTGATGTTCCTCAAGCCTTGCAGCCCCTCCCGCAGCACCGACGCCGAGCACAACCCCTGCGGGGCCATCGTCACCGGCTACGCCGACCAGCAGCCCGACATCATCTCCAACGGCAGCATCCTCTCCAGCGAG acgAAACATCAGCGTGCTGAGCTCAGTTATCTAGTTGATAGACCACGACGGGTAAACAG TTCTGCATTCCAGGAAGCAGACATAGTAAGCTCTAAGGACAGTGGTCATGGAGACAGTGAGCAAGGAGACAGTGATCATGATGCCACTAATCGAGGTCAATCCTCTG GCATGGATCTCTTCTCCAATTGCACAGAGGAATGTAAAGCACTGGGCCACTCAGATCGGTGCTGGATGCCTTCCTTTGTCCCATCTGATGGACGCCAAGCTGCAGATTACCGCAGCAATCTGCACGTACCTGGCATGGACTCCGTTCCAGACACTGAAGTGTTTGAAACACCAGAAGCTCAGCCGGGGGCAGAAAGGTCCTTCTCCACCTTCGGCAAAGAGAAGGCCCTTCACAACACTCTGGAGAGGAAGGAGTTGGATGGACTGCTGTCTAATACACGAGCGCCTTACAAACCACCATATTTGA